The following are from one region of the Primulina eburnea isolate SZY01 chromosome 17, ASM2296580v1, whole genome shotgun sequence genome:
- the LOC140817718 gene encoding poly [ADP-ribose] polymerase 1-like, producing the protein MANPPKPWKVEYAKSSRSSCKTCKNHIEKENLRLGKMVQASQFDGFMPMWNHAHCIMKKKKQIKSVDDVEGLELLRWEDQQTIRKYVDGVGQTDSVASPALHCGIEVSPTSRATCRYCNQKITKGEVRISTKPEGESARALAWHHAKCYMEMSPTSQVEKFSGWESLSATDRATVTSLVTNNASALEGTKVDVKEEKNMLQDSTSKSGNKRKRAFESDPKPKNSKDGGNSSSIKLPSENNVKNVEGEPLKESVLESQLEDQTKALWELKDNLKKHVTSSELREMLEVNDQDLKGSELDLRERCADGMLFGALSKCPLCSGWLRYSSGMYRCCGYLSEWSKCSYSTAKPQRVKGKWKIPEETSNDFLLKLYRGFEEDFLSDKVLSQESGRAK; encoded by the exons ATGGCGAACCCTCCAAAGCCGTGGAAAGTGGAATATGCAAAGTCATCAAGATCGTCGTGCAAGACTTGCAAGAATCACATTGAGAAGGAGAATCTTAGGCTCGGAAAGATGGTCCAAGCTTCCCAATTTGATGGCTTCATGcct ATGTGGAACCATGCTCATTGCAtcatgaagaaaaaaaaacagataAAATC GGTTGATGATGTCGAAGGCTTAGAATTGCTTCGGTGGGAAGATCAACAGACAATTAGAAAATACGTAGATGGTGTCGGTCAGACAGATTCCGTTGCTTCTCCTGCCCTCCATTGTGGCATAGAAGTTTCACCAACATCCCGTGCTACTTGTCGATACTGCAATCAAAAGATTACAAAGGGAGAG GTTCGTATATCAACTAAACCTGAAGGTGAAAGTGCTAGAGCCTTGGCATGGCACCATGCAAAGTGTTACATGGAAATGTCACCGACTTCCCAGGTAGAAAAATTTTCTGGATGGGAAAGTCTTTCAGCCACTGATCGTGCGACAGTTACTTCTCTTGTTACAAATAATGCCTCAGCTTTAGAAG GCACAAAAGTAGACGTTAAAGAGGAGAAAAATATGTTGCAGGATTCAACATCCAAAAGTGGTAACAAGAGGAAAAGAGCATTTGAAAGTGATCCGAAACCGAAAAATTCTAAAGATGGAGGTAACAGTTCTTCAATCAAGTTGCCTTCTGAAAATAAtgtgaaaaatgttgaaggtgAGCCCTTAAAAGAATCTGTCCTGGAAAGCCAACTTGAGGATCAGACTAAGGCTCTGTGGGAGCTTAAAGATAATCTCAAAAAGCATGTGACTTCTTCAGAGTTGAGGGAGATGCTTGAAGTCAATGATCAGGATTTGAAGGGATCAGAGCTTGATTTGCGAGAACGTTG TGCTGATGGAATGCTTTTTGGAGCACTTTCAAAATGCCCTCTTTGCTCGGGATGGCTTCGTTATTCCTCAGGAATGTACCGATGCTGTGGATATTTATCAGAGTGGAGTAAGTGTTCGTATTCCACCGCTAAACCTCAGCGTGTGAAGGGAAAGTGGAAAATCCCTGAAGAAACAAGTAACGACTTTCTCTTGAAG CTATATAGAGGATTTGAAGAAGACTTTTTGTCTGACAAAGTACTTTCGCAGGAGAGTGGAAGAGCAAAATAG
- the LOC140818010 gene encoding deoxyhypusine hydroxylase-A-like encodes MQDIRSIPALEVVLNDLSLHPIVRHEAAEALGAIGLECVIPILKSSLTLDPAQEVRETCELALSRIEEMTNSVAGESSLFLSVDPAAPASCSSVKNLGSHSRYREILLNENKCTYEQYAALFALRNLGDNDAISAIIESLGAKSALLRHEVAYVLGQLQNKKASDALSQVLRDVHEHPMVRHEAAEALGSIAGLTPAIYFVPGWNHI; translated from the exons ATGCAAGATATTCGTTCCATTCCTGCTTTAGAAGTAGTTCTAAATGATCTTTCATTGCATCCCATTGTTCGCCATGAG GCTGCGGAAGCTCTTGGTGCTATCGGGTTGGAGTGTGTTATTCCCATTTTGAAGAGTAGTTTAACTTTAGATCCTGCCCAGGAAGTTCGAGAAACATGTGAGCTAGCACTGAGTCGAATAGAGGAGATGACGAATTCTGTGGCTGGAGAGTCATCTCTTTTCTTGTCAGTTGATCCGGCTGCCCCTGCTTCATGTTCTTCTGTAAAGAACTTAGGTAGCCATTCTAGATATAG AGAAATTCTATTGAATGAAAATAAGTGCACGTACGAGCAATATGCTGCTCTTTTTGCCCTCCGGAATCTTGGTGATAATGATGCTATATCTGCCATTATAGAATCCCTTGGTGCAAAAAGTGCTCTTCTACGACATGAG GTTGCCTATGTATTAGGGCAACTGCAGAACAAAAAAGCTTCAGATGCACTGTCCCAAGTCCTCAGAGATGTACATGAGCATCCGATGGTCAGACATGAAGCAGCTGAAGCTCTTGGTTCGATTGCAGGTTTGACCCCCGCCATATATTTTGTTCCTGGATGGAATCACATTTGA